From one Mytilus galloprovincialis chromosome 13, xbMytGall1.hap1.1, whole genome shotgun sequence genomic stretch:
- the LOC143056720 gene encoding uncharacterized protein LOC143056720, producing the protein MATAEHLCDVCQLQNICKPAASWCSECEEAFCVECGDLHSRRKLTKSHETISIRDYQKLPQSALEIKHHCSEHEEKYEFYCTNHVSPCCVKCVKEDHKKCEIDSLRDVVQNIKTSSSVSNIEQNLSEIQSIFQKISNEKRSNLKHIDEKTTTYQKEIADRRKQINCHLDALELEMKKNLRDKQQKVKTSVEGFISIIDSKVKNVEKAIFNICQMKSHATDLQIFLALREIEKDVERELSYIKDLKTKPEMKTFDVQLKLSDGLKSMQTDVEVWGEVSIKTVDSLVCIDVATEKQAQIMLPNKRREYVTDIHSIILKKNTSFKVQSEEIRLTGCEILPDGGMVLVNEPDKTILIYNLSGSLIKEFKLQWKPYDITYIGNDIIAISFGTRRKVCTFNITNEQLNTIYESPEVVSGITYKDDKLFILYGAIGIRIISVSGTLISENKFDSNSTLNLCVGSSGQIYYPIWNDTSVVCCDNQGNTQWTVTNDLLKEVYGITCGLNDVVFAADHAGGITLISSDGQHIKRILDKSSGLERPYCIHFNDKWNQLLVCNERGGQVFLYDVQL; encoded by the coding sequence ATGGCGACAGCAGAACACTTATGTGATGTCTGTCAACTCCAGAATATCTGTAAACCAGCAGCATCGTGGTGTTCCGAATGTGAAGAAGCTTTTTGTGTCGAGTGCGGTGATCTTCACAGCCGTAGGAAACTAACAAAGAGTCATGAAACAATATCAATTAGGGACTACCAAAAGCTGCCTCAATCTGCACTTGAAATCAAACACCACTGCAGTGAACACGAAGAGAAGTATGAATTTTATTGCACCAACCATGTTTCTCCTTGCTGTGTCAAATGTGTGAAAGAAGATCACAAAAAGTGTGAGATTGATTCCCTTCGAGATGTTGTACAGAACATAAAAACCTCGTCATCTGTATCAAATATCGAGCAAAATTTATCTGAAATTCAAAGCATTTTCCAAAAGATAAGCAACGAAAAAAGAAGTAACTTAAAACATATAGATGAGAAAACTACAACATACCAGAAAGAAATAGCAGATCGAAGGAAACAGATCAACTGTCATCTGGACGCTTTAGAATTAGAAATGAAGAAAAACTTGAGAGACAAGCAACAGAAGGTCAAGACATCAGTTGAAGGTTTCATTTCTATAATAGATAGTAAagtaaaaaatgttgaaaaagcAATCTTTAACATATGTCAGATGAAAAGTCATGCTAcagatttacaaatatttttggcTCTTCGTGAGATCGAAAAGGATGTCGAAAGGGAACTTTCATATATCAAAGATCTTAAAACTAAACCtgaaatgaaaacatttgatGTACAATTAAAATTATCAGATGGTCTAAAATCGATGCAAACGGACGTCGAAGTTTGGGGTGAAGTTTCCATCAAAACAGTTGACAGTTTAGTGTGCATAGACGTTGCTACAGAAAAACAAGCGCAGATAATGTTACCTAACAAAAGACGAGAATACGTTACAGACATACACTCAATCATATTAAAGAAAAATACTTCGTTTAAAGTTCAGAGTGAGGAAATCAGATTGACCGGTTGTGAGATTTTACCAGATGGGGGAATGGTGTTGGTAAATGAGCCAGACAAAACAATTCTAATATACAATTTAAGTGGAAGTCTTATTAAAGAATTTAAATTGCAATGGAAACCTTACGACATTACCTATATAGGTAATGATATTATTGCAATTTCGTTTGGTACAAGACGTAAAGTTTGCACGTTCAACATTACGAACGAGCAATTAAACACAATATACGAATCTCCTGAAGTTGTATCCGGAATAACATACAAGGACGACAAACTTTTCATACTTTATGGAGCTATAGGTATCAGAATTATATCAGTATCGGGAACattgatatcagaaaataaatttGATAGCAATTCAACATTAAATCTGTGCGTTGGAAGCTCTGGTCAGATTTATTATCCGATCTGGAACGATACGAGTGTAGTCTGTTGTGATAACCAAGGTAACACTCAGTGGACAGTGACAAACGATTTACTAAAAGAAGTGTATGGTATCACGTGTGGATTGAACGATGTAGTATTTGCTGCTGATCATGCTGGTGGTATCACCTTAATATCATCAGACGGACAACACATTAAACGTATCCTAGACAAAAGCAGTGGACTTGAGCGTCCATATTGCATTCATTTCAATGATAAATGGAATCAATTGTTAGTTTGTAATGAACGTGGAGGCCAGGTATTCTTATATGATGTTCAGttataa